From a single Leishmania infantum JPCM5 genome chromosome 36 genomic region:
- a CDS encoding putative 60S acidic ribosomal protein — MPKSKRAKIVPLTKTQAKTREDKDKLIERIREALEDYSDVYTFQLHNIRTNILQQIREERAGDSRIFLGNNKIMMIAIGRDEESAQKPNLHKLSPFLTGLCGLLFTNLSKKEVKEYFATVGAPVYARTGQTATESLVLKGGPLPQFPHSMFDHLAKLGLPIKLDRGVIVLLQDTTVCEPGDTLSAEAAQLLKLFGVQSAEFKMDLTAHWTNGVAKKVSNSASKRSGK, encoded by the coding sequence ATGCCGAAATCGAAGCGCGCCAAGATTGTTCCGCTCACCAAGACGCAGGCGAAGACGCGTGAGGACAAGGACAAGCTCATTGAGCGCATCCGCGAAGCCCTGGAGGACTACAGTGATGTGTACACCTTTCAGCTCCACAACATCCGCACCAACATCCTGCAGCAGATtcgcgaggagcgcgccggAGACAGCCGCATCTTCCTGGGCAACAACAAGATCATGATGATCGCCATCGGGCGAGATGAGGAGAGCGCGCAGAAGCCGAACTTGCACAAGCTGTCGCCATTTCTCACGGGACTGTGTGGGCTGCTCTTTACGAACCTCAGCAAGAAGGAGGTAAAGGAGTACTTTGCAACTGTTGGAGCCCCAGTCTACGCTCGCACCGGGCAGACGGCAACGGAGTCGCTCGTGCTCAAGGGAggtccgctgccgcagttTCCGCACAGCATGTTTGACCACCTCGCCAAACTTGGTCTTCCCATCAAGCTGGATCGTGGGGTCAttgtgctgctgcaagaCACCACCGTGTGCGAGCCGGGCGATACGCTTAGCGCGGAggccgcgcagctcctgAAGCTCTTTGGGGTTCAGTCTGCCGAGTTCAAGATGGACCTGACAGCGCACTGGACAAACGGCGTAGCAAAGAAGGTCAGCAATAGCGCATCGAAGAGAAGTGGGAAGTAG